A window from Bordetella petrii encodes these proteins:
- a CDS encoding LysR substrate-binding domain-containing protein, with protein MPKDITLRQLRYFSAAARSGRLSMAATDEHVSQSAITNAVLALEAQLGVRLFDRHPHGVTLTPEGHRFHLRAREVLDTLEDALREPGFQRYALRGSVRIAASYTVLGYFLPDLLARFRKRYPDVVLELVDMDRPAIEAAVASGEMELGVALLSNMEKRQRFGHHVLVKSRRQLWTAAGHPLLERPAPTLADIAGHPYILLEMDEGEQSTLGYWQAHGLRPDIAFRTRSMEALRGLVAHGFGVTMLSDMVYRPWSLEGRKIEAVPIADAVPAMEAGLLWHPRAALARPAEAFRQFMIYACGT; from the coding sequence ATGCCTAAAGACATCACCCTGCGCCAGCTGCGCTATTTTTCCGCGGCGGCCCGCAGCGGCCGGCTTTCCATGGCGGCCACCGACGAACACGTATCGCAGTCCGCCATTACCAACGCCGTGCTGGCGCTGGAAGCGCAATTGGGCGTGCGCCTGTTCGACCGCCATCCGCACGGGGTTACGCTGACGCCCGAAGGGCACCGTTTTCACCTGCGCGCGCGCGAAGTGCTGGACACCCTGGAGGACGCGCTGCGCGAGCCCGGCTTCCAGCGCTATGCGCTGCGCGGGTCGGTGCGCATCGCGGCGTCGTACACGGTGCTGGGGTATTTTCTGCCCGACCTGCTGGCGCGCTTCCGCAAACGCTACCCGGACGTGGTGCTGGAACTGGTCGACATGGACCGGCCCGCCATCGAAGCCGCCGTCGCCAGCGGCGAAATGGAACTGGGCGTGGCGCTGCTTTCCAACATGGAAAAGCGCCAACGCTTCGGCCACCATGTGCTGGTCAAATCGCGCCGCCAGCTGTGGACGGCAGCGGGACACCCCCTGCTGGAACGCCCCGCGCCCACGCTGGCCGATATTGCCGGGCACCCGTACATCCTGCTGGAAATGGACGAAGGCGAGCAGTCGACGCTGGGCTACTGGCAGGCCCACGGCCTGCGGCCCGACATCGCCTTCCGGACGCGCTCGATGGAGGCCCTGCGCGGACTGGTGGCGCACGGCTTCGGGGTCACCATGCTGTCGGACATGGTGTACCGGCCATGGTCGCTGGAGGGCCGCAAGATAGAGGCAGTACCCATTGCCGACGCCGTGCCGGCCATGGAAGCGGGGCTGCTGTGGCACCCCCGCGCAGCCCTGGCCAGGCCGGCCGAGGCGTTCCGGCAGTTCATGATCTATGCCTGCGGCACC